The Glycine soja cultivar W05 chromosome 15, ASM419377v2, whole genome shotgun sequence region AGTCCAAGATTTCCACATCTTTCTATTATGGCTTGTGACTTGTTGAGCATATTAGTTACAACTGTTGCATCTAAATCTCCCTTTAGCATTGGATCTCGCATTCTCAACAAGTATAGAAATCGCCTCTCATCCGATTGTGTGGAAGCAATTATTTTTACTTGCAATTGGAAGCATGGCTTCAATGAGGGTAAAGaacttcattatttattttatattattttggtaaTTATTTGTCAGttctcacttttcttttcttttttttatagatgatgatgatttgttTGATGAAGATTCAATTGTGAAGGCAACTTCTTCCAATGGTGCATCCAATGTTGTTGATGTGGATTAGAGGCACACAAGGTGACAAGGTCATCTAGATTCTTGATATTGAAGTTTGTGATaggttttattcttttattgctTACTActagtatattattatttttagttataaaaaattataaagagacAAGAGTTAGattcaaaattgatgttatcAAAAATGATAAAGGACAATACAAAatctgaaaaaaataaataaataaattggcgAGTTGGCATGTGGCCCACGGGCCAACTTGAAACGGGTTAGGCTAGGAAAGGTAGTCCGTTTTGCTTAGCGGGAACGGCCAAGCTGGCCAATTTATGGCGGACCAAAACGGGTTGAGCCGACCCTTATTGACAACCCTATGGTTCCACCaaaagtgttaaaaaaatttaatataaatcaaaatattaatcatatttcttaatttatattatcattgtcaataacaaaaagaaaaagtgataaaaataacgaaaagaaaaaagaaacagaagAAGAATCTAGCTAATTGAAATTATTGTAACGTTTATATTTGTTACAaaacaaacatttttatttctGTAAAAATAAATTGCCTTAATGAAAAAGCTTTCAATGTTGTaaaatattctttcttttttcataaagtGTTCCAAATCCTTTTTTTGATATAGAAGTATGCATTTTGTGGAATTGTCATATAATTAGtataattttggtttaattacttatttggtccttataatttcatgattcgtatcttttaattcttatagtttgaaagtgattttgttagttcttatagtttatattttaattatcttttaatccttatagtttaaaagtgattttttaatccttatagtttgaattttaattctcttttagtccttatagtttgaaagtgatctttttaattcctataatttgtattttaattatcttttaattcttatagtttgaaagtgattttgttagttcctatagtttatattttaattctcttttaatccttatagtttaaaagtggtttttttaatctttgtaatttggattttaattctcttttagtccttataatttgaaagcgatctttttaatccctataatttgtattttaattatcttttaatccttactacaaaaatatataaaaataattagctacAAAATTAGTTATacattatcaactattttttattataaattatcttatgataaattagttacgaattatttgttaatatttttgtagttaattgtaattaataatattactcatattttgatggtaagaactaaaagaaaattaaaatataaagtataggaactaaaaaaattactttcaaactatatggactaaaagaaaattaaaatataaattataaagactaaaatactACTTTCAAACTACAAAGActaaaaaagagaattaaaatataaactataaatctaaaaaaatcactttaaaattataaggattaaaatatacaaatgataaaactatagagactaaatgAGTAAttcaacttataattttttattgttatagaaTTCAATATGAAAGACATTTTtatgaaaacatatttaaatttaattaaaaatatatttttctatcttaattcctattttttttactatttctaagtaaaacattaaatattataatatttttctaaaagttttccAAACAGCTTATCAAACCATGACAACAGCGAGTTCGATCGGTCGATTATTTTATTCTATCcagatattatattatattcgtgTTTCTATTGGATATATACGGGTGCATTAAATTATTGAACTTCTCGTTAGTGTGTTTCCACGTAGAGGTGAAGATGTAGACAAatcaaactaataaattaaaacaatacaGCAGAAATATATAGCACTGCACAGAAGTATATACTTAGCAAAATCGATCATAAAACATTCATTAATATTCATATGTATCACGTTGAGCACTTccacatatataatttaacacACACAAGACATCACCGACATGCATATCCAAGTTTATTCCATACAAAGGAAGGATCTATATAAGCATCCTTCTCGTCAAACTCCACACCGATTATTATACATATAAGCACTTATCCAGAGGCCAAGCCCATTATTTCTTAGTGCATAACTTTTAGAGCTATGCTTTGAGAAGATGAACATCAATATCTTTAGTGCATTTGTGCAGGTATTCGATGTATCCATATGGAGGATCAACCTCCTCAGCAAGCCTTTCATATTCAACCGTCCATTTAATAAAAGCACCGCCTTGATCCTTATCAATGGCTTGAAAGGTGAACTTAAATTTCTTATACTTATGATCAATGTCTCCACTGAAGAGCTTGTAGGTGATTGTTTTGTTCtgttcatcaatggattcaatACTCTCCAGACATGTTGTAGCCTTACCATCTGTGTTGTTTCACAAGCAATCGAGAACAATAATAAGATCATTGTATCATAATGatacaaaaatgaataaatgaattaataatcatataaggttaattttataaaaatggaaaagaatataaatttgattgaattataggtcattttgaataatttttcataGAATCAGCTACttctctttcttaaaaaaacagcAATTTTTATGATTGTAAGCaaatataaattagtttatgctttttttcaaattttgtaaaaaaaaaaaactaaattatcatatatcaGAATCATTATTCtctaatttgtaataaaatggCCCTAtcgagactaaaaatatatccaaacttaagagaaaaaaatagtctACCCATTTTAATTTGCATATTAATATAGTTATTAGAAGTTTAATTACCTATGGTATAAGTCCAGTGTTTGACTGTCTCGTTGTGATGCCAGTCTTCACCTTGATGCAGCTTGGTTCCATGTACTCTATCAGTAAGGTTTTGAACATGATGAAGTTGTGTTGCAAAGAGGTTGAACCACTTTGCAGCGGTTGCATGAACCCCAATTTCAGTGGTGATTTTCCCAGCAAGTGACATGGTGAAGAAAGAAGCAAGTAATAGAAGCAAGAAGCAAGAGATGGAACAAACAAAGATGGGAGATGGGGATGAATATTGCGAACAAATGTGACTTAAAAAGACCATAATTTACCCACTCCTAAcaactaaataattaaagtgTGGGGTCCATATTCAATACCctacaaggaaaaaaaagtacccaatcattttattttaaatattccaAATTTAGTAATAGACATATATTCCAggccaaaaaataaaagtttgttgttactaaatttgtagtttttatatttttagtatgagtttttttagtaataagttttacaatttaattaataaattttattacttaatttgaaattttaatattatctgcgtttcttttgttttgttacttttatagaaaaatgttatttctaTGCTTATCTATTATTGTAAAActtcttgataattttttttcaattgtattcttataaaaaataataagcgTCAATTCACTTTTCATTtagtaattatataattttggtccttATGAAAATTGAATCACACTTTAGTCCTTTAGTTTtctaaaattaatcatttttgtcCATTGTTAATATGCCATCCAATTGTTAATGGAAAACACTGACATGTCCGTTAGTGAAAATAAGTGTCAGTTATTTATCCACGtagtataaataatatttaaaataaaaattcaaatgtgatagtagctttaaaaaaattgaaatatataaaagaattgtAAGCGATGTTTAGTAAAGTTAAATTGTGATTGTTGATTTGTACATGGACTAATTCCGTTCGTTGGCTTAGCTTATGCGATTTAGCAAAGGTGGCTTGGAGATTTTTAATTCATGTATTATCTCAGCAAAGCTCGCTTGTGCATAAATGCTGAGGAAATTTCTATTGCTAGGTATAACCGACAAGGATTCAAAGTTAATCCTTAGTAAATTAGTGGAGCAAAACACGTTACCCATTACCACCATTAATCATTGGAACTAGCACGTTATCTCTTGTTCTTCGTAACTTCAGGGAAGAACGCACTGCAAAGCAATTCTCGAACGAGTTACCTTACCCCCTAGGCCCCTACTACTCCCGGCCAAATCAAAGTTTTAAAACCCTGAAAATATAATGTTTCCATATTAACcgtgaaaaaaatatagaataaagtTAATCCACGTGTATTGGGATTTAAACACTAgcatgaattgatttttttaatcaacaaatattaatttattaattttattaaaatatcttgAGGGATTCCAACATACTatatctctcttccttctcgTCCTTCTTCACTCTTTCCCAACCATAGTATATCTCCCATGCATGGATAGTAACTAGCATGTGTTATCACTTACGGACATATCAACGTTTTCTATTAACAATTGGAAGACATATTAATGGGAGACTATCATTTCTTAATTTTGGAAAACTTGGGAACCAAAATATGCCATTAAATTAATTGTAGGGACCAAAATTTGCATATTCATAAAATTACTGggataacaaataaatttaatgcattaaaaaagataaataatgaaatctaaaaagttaaaacaataataaattagaataaaaaagtaTTCTGGAGTTAAAGGTAGTACCGATCGAAATGAACCCCATCAATTGAATCATTACAAATAGcctgtggttttttttttctaaatcacAAAAAGACTGTATTTTCATAAAGTTTCTCCTACTTCTTTATAAAAGCAAGGAGAAATGGTAAAATTGTAACGCTCTTCAATAATATTATTGGtttatcaaaaaacaaaaaaaaaaaaaaagaaagaaacttttTGGCTTTTCCAGGGAAATgggtcaatttttaaaaaattataggaatggataaattttgaaaatattacgaGCATGGGTAAGTGgtgttttaaaatacaaaacgcgatttcatataaaaagagttgtgttttaaaacatgattttgaaaaaaatatttattttaaaaaatatattaaaattatgttttaaaacatgattttttatagAAGTCGTATTATCAAGAtatgattcttattttttattttttattttttaaacaattaagtcGTATATAAGAGCAcgacttcttttattttcttttttttgctcaatcaaataaaaatatttatatttatattttttttcatttctctatcaaacaaataagtCATAAAGTTACGTTTT contains the following coding sequences:
- the LOC114386946 gene encoding MLP-like protein 43 — translated: MSLAGKITTEIGVHATAAKWFNLFATQLHHVQNLTDRVHGTKLHQGEDWHHNETVKHWTYTIDGKATTCLESIESIDEQNKTITYKLFSGDIDHKYKKFKFTFQAIDKDQGGAFIKWTVEYERLAEEVDPPYGYIEYLHKCTKDIDVHLLKA